In Rhopalosiphum padi isolate XX-2018 chromosome 3, ASM2088224v1, whole genome shotgun sequence, the genomic stretch tactaatcaCTAATcattagtgttattatatttttgtagtttaatttattttaactacacATTTCGcctaattaaaatgttgtttctACGTTCATGAAAAGTAGTAAAACTTTCGCTTAGCCCCTTCGGCTTTTTACCACTGCGTGTAATGATATGACGACATTGTTTGTACCCGACCGAAATTTCAGCTGGATCAAGCGTCCTTGGGACTTATGGGTACTGACGACAAAACCGTGTTAGGGTACTTTAAGTACATGGTGGACATCGCGGTGCTGTTCGGCGCTGATCGGCGAAGGGCTATCAAGGAGCTGAAAGAGTCGTTAAACTTCGAAATAAAATTGGCTAAAATATTGCTACTAGCAGAAGAGCGCCGGGACATCGCTCAGCTGTACAATCCGATGAAAATCGCTGATCTAGAAAAAAATTACCCGAGCATACCGTGGAAAGAGTACCTGGACAAATTGTTGGACCCGTTGACCGTACGGCACGACGACATTATAATTGTAAGCTCACCGAAGTATTTATCGGATCTCGAAGTCCTACTCTGCAAGACGCCcaaaaggtaaatattatacaaataaatataatatatataaattataaatattgtacgaCTTCGGGTAGTTTACTCgtgttatatattgtttttattgtcgaACAGTATATAATTAAGaggacttaatattattattttcaaattttcagtgTAAAAACACTCGAATAAAAGcgattacttattttattacatatttacattggTTTAAGAGGAAAGACTCCAGCCCAAGCCTGGACATTCCCACGATGTTCTCActttacaacaacaacaataataataataataataattatataatattatttattatatcctatatattatattacacatatcatttatttaatatactatctaTGTAaacttttgtaaataatttatactatcaattgcaaaaaaaaaactgcatgtAACCAATAAGTTAGACGACTGTAaagaaaactttataataaaaagagaaaagatacaattatttaagtGATTACTCAATTTTTTGGCGAAGGCGACACAGGTGctcgtttttataaaaatcaatattttaatatttttaactataaaatttaatataaataccctctaaatattatttattaaaaaacgaatGCTTAGttttttcagaatattatactcgttttaTTTCTGTATAAAGCAGTACCTAATAGCTGATGATTTGTGTCAATATGTTTTAAATCGACAATCTGTAAATAATTCTCGtaattatacttattgaataatagtttaacattttctctaaatactattaaaattgtcTGTATACATTTGATAAAAACGTCTTAAAaggtacaatatttaatatgattttgaaaGGGTCCAAGCAAATTACGTGATTTGGAGATTTACCGCGGAGTCCGTCAGTTATCTGACTGAAGATTTGAGAAAAAGACAGTTGGAGTTCATCACCGAGCTAACCGGTAAGACTGAGAGGGAACCCAGATGGAAGGAATGCGTTGGTATTAGTTCTGAAAGATTTTCATTGGCCATTGGGTCGTTGTACGTCAGACGGTTTTTCGACGAAAACATTAAAAAGAACGCTTTAGAAATGGTGAACGGCATTAGGGAGGAAATGTACAAGATATTATCATCAAATGATTGGATGGATGACGAAACACGGTAAAGTTCGACGTTCggttcatacatatatattatacctactcaaCGCTGTTGACGATAAAAGTAACTTTGTAAatcttattgtttttgttttaaatattacaggAAAAATGCGTTAGACAAAGCAAATTCGATGACCAGTCACATTGCATACCCAGATGAATTATTGGACGACTGCAAATtgaatgcattttataaaaatgtaattcattaaattagaCATAACTAGAGCGAATAGAGGAGATTCGATGATATACCGCGATTAAAaccttttaaaaattgtttctgttatgaatattattatgagtaatcggttaataaattatgtattgtgaTTTGTTCTTAGCTTGAAATCAACGAAAAAGACTTTTATAcgtcaatattaaatttgactAAATTTGTCACTGACTACAACTATTCGAGGTTGAGACAACCTGTTAATAAATCGGATTGGATTACTCACAGTAAAACGGCGATTATAAATGCGTTTTATAGTTATGACGAAAACAGTATCCGTAAGTAataggtattacaatattatataccatacgcgtgttgcgtatatattattagtatatctacttaatattattcagtGTCAAATCTCGTGTTGTCTTTTAAttggtgaaaaataaaattcaactttAAAAGGTTATCCATCTGAAATATTTGGTGGTACCTTTTAGCACGAaatcactgtataatatattatataatatataaaagcttacatttttttattcgtacATCGTATAAATATTGTCCATGTTAGTGTTTGTAGTTAATGAACAATGTGCTACAAAATAACTACAGAACAAAAAcacctgtaatattataactaaataaaagcattaaaagtatatgaaaataaaaataaaaacatatagaccacagacaataatttaaaacgatgAAGACCTCCCCACacaatacacaaaaaataaattatacaaaaaaataattgaaaatctcGTCACAAACAATCATTATCTAGACACCTAATTTATGTTAGAtaaccattttatttaaatagaagaTACATAATTAGATACTTTATATCTAAACGAtttgataagaaaaataaatatttctatttatagttatacacTGTCtacttcaataattttaaaatggattTTCGCCtaatacataaattttaattgcaaATTGCCTTGACTGTACATAAATATAGTGATTATTACGACCGTAATTATATAGTACTAGTTACTGTGATATACCTAAACGACTTAAATTTTCAGAGCTACCCGCTGGTATCTTACAAGGCGCGTTCTTCTCCAGCGATCGTCCTCGGTACATGAATTACGGTGCCATTGGATTTGTAATTGGTCACGAAATCACCCACGGTTTTGATGACCAAGGCAGAAAGTACGACAAGCGGGGTAACCTACTGGACTGGTGGGCGGCGGAGACGAAAAAACGCTTCTTGGAGAAGGTCACGTGCATCATCAGACAGTATGGAAATTACACGTCTCAAGAAGTCGGTCTTAAGGTGTGTGCgtactaaaataatagtttctCGAGACAACGTTTTTACGTATTTCGAGGTTGAATATTTCgttcgtttaaaatattgttaatatacttTTCGTCGCGGGTttctattaggtacctacctatattatttagctATAAAGACCTTCAAAATTCGAATGACTGCGTTGGCCAGGTTGGCCTAAAAAAGCATTCCGtgcgtatatatactatatctgTATAGGCATTTTTGCAGCTGAATTCGAATCTTTTTTCCAGAATTAAAATCGGCAACACGTAAGCTTACCATTAAATTTCGTCAAAACTTTATTAGGTCTTTTGAACTAAACATAAAATTGACGGAAGTACCGCGCGGCCGCTTATTAAGCCGTCCCGCATCACTCGCGGGCCTTAACCGCAATCGGCCTCGACCCTTGTGAACCTATACATAGCTACGACCCGGAAAACGACTCTAACGATTTGTTTTCCGCAGTTGAACGGCGTCAACACGCAGGGCGAGAACATCGCGGACAACGGTGGCCTGAAGCAGGCGTACAACGCGTACAAGGTGTGGAGCAAACGACACGGCGTCGAACCGCGGCTGCCCGGGCTCCGAGACTATACGCCCGAGCAGATGTTCTGGGTGAGCGCCGCCAACGTGTGGTGTTCCAAATATCGGCCGGAAGCACTCAAGACCGAAATCACCGCCAACTCCCACTCGCCCGACCGTTTCCGGGTCATCGGCCCGTTCTCCAACCTGGAAGACTTCAGCAAAGACTTCCGGTGTCCGCTGGGCTCCAATATGAACCCGGTCAAGAAGTGTCAGGTGTGGTGAGACCACCGTCCACCCGCCGAccgtaatgatattttattattattattaatactattactattattgttattattaaaagtggTACCCGTGCGAAATTAAAatagcattttaatattatatatgtgtgtgtgttgtgtgtattaaaaaaaatatcgtcaCGGGCGTGTGCCTTACACACATACTATTATcattagtacaataattataatatcataatgtacagacctaaaatattattgttatattcctATTCGAATACACGATAAGACCTCTCGTCTTCACCACGTTTCACCCACAAAATATTCCCGTCGAAGACTTATTGACTCTTTCATCTCTCACGAATCGCCCTCGgagtattttatgtttagtttatattttattagtgtagtacctatattctgttattttttttaccttttttttaatatattaataatatttaccaggCCAAAGCAtttgcttgtttttttttttttttttttaattttatttatctaaatactaAATTCAGATACCACAAATCTCTATAAttagtattagtagtattactcaccaactagttttaaatttaattataagcaaaGTGGGGGGGGGGCGCTAAAATGTTGTTGCCCACGGGCGCCAAAATCTTAAATACAGCCCTGTGCCGTCCTCATTTGAATTGGTCGCATCAGGGCTTGACCCGACGTCTTGTTTTACAATAGATAGTCGAAAATCCAAATTCCACGTATAGTGTCAATACACGTTAGTTTGTACGGataatggtattataaatacttacatatataCTTAGCACTCATCGGGTTAAACTGCGGACAGCGCAGACgacaattaaaactataattgcacctaaaaatacctatatcatCAGCTATTAGTCTGAATGCAGTActaatataacgataatataatattgaagataACTATTTACCAACATacctatctataattttattatagacgCCAATATAACCAACACCGACCATTTAcgaatatttatcttaattacaAACGACTGCACGAAATATATTGTAGAAACTacattttgatgaaaatattttttatagtctatcgaataattaggtatatactgcaagtaataggtataagtatacataCTATTCTTATCTATATACacttcttataataattaataaataatatttttatttttcaactaaaaaataagTTGAAATACTGTAACGTCCGTCTGTATCACTCGCCAGTCGCCACTCACGTTATTATATAGTAGGCATGGAATCATTAGAATCTATACTATGAATACGGTGTGTGCAAAAATTGGTGCTATAGTTTTCACATAgacttatttttaagtaatgtgaagttataaaatataaattaatacctattaactTCTAAGAGATGTACTACCTGGTACCTACGCCAAACGCCAGGTTGattggtattataaatatgatattaagttAGGTGATGAAGTATCattcacatttttataacaCTCCACATTGttgctatatttaaataacaaaggGTGAATAGAAAACTATTTTACTGTTGAATAAACATCAAATACGAGATCTATTTAGAAGTTACAAAACAGCGCATTCATGTCACATTTCTATGCATTATTAGAACTATTACAGCTATATATATCTAATTGATATACTTGGGGGAGAGGTCAAAAGAgaacatttttagtaatatccaaaaataacagaaaaaacaacaaaaaaaaaaagtttaagaaaaaaactgtaaaatttaatactagGTTCTTTCTTAAACGTTTTTTGTTATTGtagctatttaaattaattaaatatacatagagacgatttttatttataaacatctgAAGTTAAAATGTAGACAAAATCATCAACatagtatgtaaataattatatagttgaaaattaataacattttccatttttattacttaagattgaatattataaaacagttttctcataagtatattataatgttgtaacagaaaaatattgaaaaatatattcaatctcAGTTTTTTTTAggcattttaagttaaaattcggatgaaactaaattaatattttaacaaataatagcgatttatgttattgtaattgaatttattattcgtggataattaaaatttataacgtatataaatatatacacatttaaattttaaaatgcaatattttcggcaAAAATTAATCTAACCTAGTATTATTAATAGACAATAGgcatagttatataaattactttaatattattttaaaattggtacCGCGAAAAAATAACGTGAAAAAATAACCCCATATGAGATTTTGTAAGATTTTGCAAATTAATctgagtatttattatataaaaacttaaaaattatttatttaacggcgtataatacatatagcttTTTATCGTTTTCGTTATAAAAGATTAACGTATAGctgtaattttattacaaatttacaatataaaattcgtGTAAGCTTAAATGTTCGCATAACACATAACTCGGATATCCTGATTAGGaattacgttttacattttataactttcTCTAATGAATAACcttaaatttcttgaaaaattaaaaaaatgtaggggGCTAAGCCCCCGTAAGTCCCCACATTTTACGCCTTTGCCTcgaattttttctatataatacatttattattaatttaattaaaaaatgttccgTCTGAGAAAGATTGTAAAtcgtaatgatattatactaaacataataggaattttatgcatatttaggaaatcaactgtaaattatttataatttgtatagaagaaatattaatttcgcACCCATTCATTAAATCAAATGACCGtgtcattattatactattatttcggtttttatttaaaatcgttatttaattttcttcgaCCATATTCCATCAACGTATAATAATgagtcattaatattattatatgtgtgctatacaaaataatataatattatgtttgaacgTTGgactactaattattataaggcttaccaatacaaatacaaataaaaccgataaaataatatattaaatatttgtctttacatgtttaatcaataaatttacattctcttatttttattttaaccggACGTGggattgataataatttacgagcgacattttatagattatattatacatttatactgtaactattgtataaatttatttagcataatatgaaatatatattatcatattaaataaataggagGTATTTCTGTCGTATATAAAACTGTGTAGTCGTTCAGATGtccaaacattataattttaatattatattttgcttatttatttatagtaacgTGCCAGCGTACATCGAATGAAATacgaaatttgaaaaaattatcaactgACTCGCTAAAACCAAATTGAAACTAAAACAACTTTCcttttaaaacattacaatatcTACACATACATAGGTTTATTAGGTTTTGTATTTTGATGTATTGGCCGTTCAAAACTTCaaagtacaaaatatgttgTTCAAGTCCAACTGTAATAGCAAATAAGAACGCCATAATTATGACCcgttatattaatgaattagttatatttatttgatataatataatctcaattattaattactcagATTACTTTATGTTTGTCGTCGGAttgagataattattatattagctataCGCATAAGATACCACTTCTATGCTATTACAAGGAAAATACCATTATGTTATTCATATAACAacaatctaaaattctaaaaggCAATATTTGTGTATCAAAGCAACCCACAGCCAACTCAGCCAAGTCTAGCATTACAATCATGGTTCTGAAATTTGGTACATAGGCATAAGTAGTCCTATAACCGACAATGTGCACCTCGAagctaattttttgaattttgcatTTCAAAGAATAATTTCAGTACTACAATCATAGGAATTGTATTAGACTCTCAAAAAgccatatttttttagtttgtttaagGTGGTCAATGGTCATAGGttacaatatgtaataaaatagttttactacaaataaataattaatgaaatgtaaagataaaaatgtataggtatacaaactaacagatgatataaatttaaaaaatgtttaattatgtttaatttagcgtataagaaatattattatttaattatgaaggaaaatataaagaatatattttattttattttttaaacaataatatcacaatatttagGATTTGATGTTAGgccttacaaatataatacaactaccAAAGAGAAGGGGTGGCATCCCCCTATAGGAAAAAGTTTGTGTCTGAGTGTCTAGTTCAGGCCCATGcacaaaattctataataattggGTGGGAGGAggttgaaaaatcaaaaaaggtTTGAAATAGATACactataaattagtaaatacaaaattacattataaacttatatttattattaatattgtaagtatattaaaaatgttttttttattaatactataaa encodes the following:
- the LOC132924915 gene encoding neprilysin-2-like gives rise to the protein MNFGYEVVQYRPYPRLCTRITNLKRNQTFVADGMLLASSFLALALSTLYFNHRCNTESLPSLSAINNGLIEKLRSRRLFQNKEYEEENIFCFTSGCIKAAASVINNMDLSVDPCDDFYQFACGNFIKYTIIDDDKPSHTTFSIASDILLNKLRMIVTEPIQSNEQKPIKMAKLLFKSCMNKEKIEKDGLAPMKKLLKSLGGWPVLEADKWDDAEFTWKDSVYKIKAVTGHSVDYFIRFSIITDLKNSTLRAIELDQASLGLMGTDDKTVLGYFKYMVDIAVLFGADRRRAIKELKESLNFEIKLAKILLLAEERRDIAQLYNPMKIADLEKNYPSIPWKEYLDKLLDPLTVRHDDIIIVSSPKYLSDLEVLLCKTPKRVQANYVIWRFTAESVSYLTEDLRKRQLEFITELTGKTEREPRWKECVGISSERFSLAIGSLYVRRFFDENIKKNALEMVNGIREEMYKILSSNDWMDDETRKNALDKANSMTSHIAYPDELLDDCKLNAFYKNLEINEKDFYTSILNLTKFVTDYNYSRLRQPVNKSDWITHSKTAIINAFYSYDENSIQLPAGILQGAFFSSDRPRYMNYGAIGFVIGHEITHGFDDQGRKYDKRGNLLDWWAAETKKRFLEKVTCIIRQYGNYTSQEVGLKLNGVNTQGENIADNGGLKQAYNAYKVWSKRHGVEPRLPGLRDYTPEQMFWVSAANVWCSKYRPEALKTEITANSHSPDRFRVIGPFSNLEDFSKDFRCPLGSNMNPVKKCQVW